CCGACCAGCGCATGGAAGCCACAGTGCGTCAGCTAAACCAGCGCTATGGTCGGCAATGGACCCATACCCTGGCCATCAACGACGTTTATTTCGACGAAATGAACTACCCCTTGCTGCATGCCGGGCGCACCGACATCCGCAATGTCTCAGCGGGTGACGGCTCCAGTAAGGCAATCAACCGCATCCGTGCCGGCTTGTCCCAGCAAATGGCCACCGTGGCCGAACCCCTGGGCGTACAAGGCTGGCAGCTGGCCGATGAAATGAATCGTGCCTTTGCCAATGCCAGGCCCAGCGGCTATGTGAGCAAACCCATCCTGATCACCCGCGAGCTGCTACAGCAGCTGGGACAACAGGAAATAGACGCTGCCCTGCCTTATCAGCAAGCCTACCGAGCCATCTGGCAGCTGCACTGACACGGTCGCAGCAAGCACGATTTCATTCCAGGCCGCCATGATTGCCCGAATCGATCCCCGCTCGCCCTCATGACCGCTGATATCAAGAATGCATATACAAACAAGTAAATATTATTTTTGTTATATAAAAAACAGAAATATTCTGATTTAAGTTATATAAAATCAGGATTGCATCATGGCAGCCCAAACATACCGTGTGACCCCTCCGCCATCCCTGCATGAGCAGACCACCGCGAGGGGAATCGCATGAACTTTCAGCAACTGCGTATCATTCGTGAAACCGTCCGGCAAAACTTCAACCTGACCGAAGTCGCCAATGCGCTGTACACCTCGCAATCCGGGGTCAGCAAACACATCAAGGATCTGGAAGATGAACTGGGGGTCGAGCTGTTCGTGCGCAAGGGCAAGCGCTTTCTCGGCCTGACCGACCCAGGCAAGGAATTGCTGATCATTGTGGAGCGCATGCTGCTGGATGCCGGCAACATCAAGCGTCTGGCCGAGCAATTCAGCCAGCGTGATGAAGGCCAGCTCACCATTGCCACCACCCACACCCAGGCCCGCTACGCACTGCCGCAGGTGGTTACCGCGTTCAAGAAAGCCTATCCCAAGGTGCACCTGGTACTGCATCAGGCCAGCCCGGAAGAGCTGGTACGCCTGCTGCAGTCTGGCGATGCGGATATCGGCATTGCCACCGAAGCCGTGGCCGAAGTCGCAGAACTGGTGTCATTTCCCTACTACGGCTGGTATCACAGCGTGATAGCCCCGCCACATCACCCGCTACACCAGCAGCAGCTGTCACTGGAAACCCTGGCCGAATACCCCATTGTCACCTATCACCAAGGTTTTACCGGGCGGGCCCAGATCGACCGCGCCTTTGCCCGTGCCGGGCTGGTACCGGATATCGTGATGTCGGCACTGGATGCCGATGTGATCAAGACTTACGTCGAACTGGAACTGGCGGTGGGCATTGTGGCTTCCATGGCGGTGGACCCGCAACGCGACCAGGCGGTGGCGGTGGTTGCAGGAGAGCCGCTGTTCGGCCAGCAAACCACCCGCATCGCCATCCGTCGTGGCCACTATCTGCGCAGCTATGCCTACCGGTTTATCGAACTATGCTCGGCGGCCCTGGATGAAAGCACGGTACGCAGTGCGCTCAGCCCGGCCCTGCAGGACTGATTCGGCCCGTTGGCAGGCCGCACCAGGGCATTACAGGAATTGATGTTTCTTGCCGCAAGTTGACGTGTCAGACGGGTATTCTGCAGGCTGAATTGCAGAATGCCCGGTCATCGCACCGGCAAGGACTGATGTTTCATGCTCAAGCTGATTGCCCGCCTTATTTCCCGCCGCAAAGTACTCCCGGCACTGGATCCAGCCAGCGCTGGCAAACTGTGCCAGCAGTTTCTTCCCGACGTGCAGTCTCTGTGCCAGCAAAGACTCAACACCATACATGGCACCGTGCCGGTCAAACTGTCGCTGCGCAGCGAAGACAGCATGAATCTGTACGAGC
The sequence above is drawn from the Aquitalea denitrificans genome and encodes:
- a CDS encoding CysB family HTH-type transcriptional regulator produces the protein MNFQQLRIIRETVRQNFNLTEVANALYTSQSGVSKHIKDLEDELGVELFVRKGKRFLGLTDPGKELLIIVERMLLDAGNIKRLAEQFSQRDEGQLTIATTHTQARYALPQVVTAFKKAYPKVHLVLHQASPEELVRLLQSGDADIGIATEAVAEVAELVSFPYYGWYHSVIAPPHHPLHQQQLSLETLAEYPIVTYHQGFTGRAQIDRAFARAGLVPDIVMSALDADVIKTYVELELAVGIVASMAVDPQRDQAVAVVAGEPLFGQQTTRIAIRRGHYLRSYAYRFIELCSAALDESTVRSALSPALQD